The Pantoea vagans genome includes a window with the following:
- the pgi gene encoding glucose-6-phosphate isomerase, translating to MKNINPKQTAAWKALQQHFDQMKSVQIADLFAQDADRFAKFSATFDDQMLVDFSKNRITQETLDTLQALAKETDLAGAIKSMFSGEKINRTEDRAVLHVALRNRSNTPILVDGKDVMPEVNAVLAKMKGFSGRIISGEWKGYTGKAITDVVNIGIGGSDLGPFMVTEALRPYKNHLNMHFVSNVDGTHIAETLKDLSPETTLFLVASKTFTTQETMTNAHSARDWFLTTAGDQQHVAKHFAALSTNGKAVGEFGIDTNNMFEFWDWVGGRYSLWSAIGLSIILSIGFENFEQLLSGAHAMDNHFANTPAEQNLPVLLALIGIWYNNFFGAETEAILPYDQYMHRFAAYFQQGNMESNGKYVDREGNPVDYQTGPIIWGEPGTNGQHAFYQLIHQGTKLIPCDFIAPAQSHNVLTDHHPKLLSNFFAQTEALAFGKSRDVVEKEFTDAGKSAESVAHIVPFKVFEGNRPTNSILLREITPFSLGSLIALYEHKIFTQGAILNIFTFDQWGVELGKQLANRILPELENDATISSHDSSTNGLINRYKSWR from the coding sequence ATGAAAAATATCAATCCGAAACAAACCGCAGCCTGGAAAGCGCTGCAGCAGCATTTTGATCAGATGAAATCGGTGCAGATCGCCGACCTGTTTGCACAGGATGCCGATCGTTTTGCGAAATTCTCTGCCACCTTCGATGATCAGATGCTGGTGGATTTCTCAAAAAACCGCATCACCCAGGAAACCCTCGACACCTTACAAGCGCTGGCTAAAGAGACCGATCTGGCGGGCGCGATCAAATCCATGTTCTCTGGTGAGAAAATCAACCGCACCGAAGATCGTGCCGTTCTGCATGTCGCCCTGCGTAACCGCAGCAACACGCCAATCTTGGTTGATGGCAAAGATGTGATGCCAGAAGTGAATGCCGTGCTGGCGAAGATGAAAGGCTTCTCTGGGCGCATCATCAGTGGCGAGTGGAAAGGCTATACCGGCAAAGCCATTACCGACGTAGTGAACATCGGTATCGGTGGTTCCGATCTCGGTCCGTTTATGGTGACGGAAGCGCTGCGTCCTTACAAAAACCACCTTAACATGCACTTTGTTTCCAACGTTGATGGCACCCACATCGCGGAAACCCTGAAAGATCTCAGCCCGGAAACCACACTGTTCCTGGTGGCCTCAAAGACCTTCACCACCCAAGAAACCATGACCAACGCCCACAGCGCGCGTGACTGGTTCCTGACAACGGCTGGCGACCAGCAGCACGTGGCAAAACACTTTGCCGCGCTGTCCACCAACGGTAAAGCCGTCGGTGAATTCGGCATTGATACCAACAACATGTTCGAGTTCTGGGACTGGGTGGGTGGACGCTATTCACTGTGGTCAGCGATTGGTTTGTCGATCATCCTGTCAATCGGCTTTGAAAACTTCGAGCAGTTGCTGAGCGGTGCGCATGCGATGGATAACCACTTCGCCAACACCCCAGCCGAACAGAACCTGCCGGTGCTGCTGGCGCTGATTGGTATCTGGTACAACAACTTCTTTGGTGCGGAAACCGAAGCCATCCTGCCTTACGACCAGTACATGCACCGCTTCGCGGCGTACTTCCAGCAGGGCAATATGGAGTCCAACGGTAAGTATGTCGATCGTGAAGGCAATCCAGTGGACTATCAGACCGGCCCGATCATCTGGGGTGAGCCGGGCACCAATGGTCAGCATGCGTTCTACCAGCTGATTCATCAGGGCACCAAACTGATCCCTTGCGACTTTATCGCACCGGCACAGAGCCACAACGTGTTAACCGATCACCATCCTAAGCTGCTGTCGAACTTCTTCGCGCAGACCGAGGCACTGGCGTTCGGTAAATCCCGCGATGTGGTGGAGAAAGAGTTTACCGATGCCGGTAAATCTGCCGAATCAGTGGCACACATCGTGCCGTTCAAAGTCTTCGAGGGCAACCGCCCAACGAACTCCATCCTGTTGCGTGAAATCACACCATTCAGCCTGGGTTCACTGATTGCACTGTACGAGCACAAAATCTTCACCCAAGGCGCGATTCTCAATATCTTCACGTTTGACCAGTGGGGCGTTGAATTGGGCAAACAGCTGGCAAATCGCATTCTGCCAGAACTGGAAAATGACGCGACCATTAGCAGTCATGACAGCTCCACCAATGGCTTAATTAATCGCTATAAATCCTGGCGTTAA
- the yjbE gene encoding exopolysaccharide production protein YjbE, producing MKKLMVAGAALLYVAVSSAAIAAPEEAGAAAGAQAGAISTGATTAVGIGALGALVGLGIAAAGGGDGANTGTTTTTTTSTTR from the coding sequence ATGAAAAAACTGATGGTTGCCGGTGCAGCCTTACTTTACGTTGCCGTTTCTTCTGCTGCGATCGCTGCACCAGAGGAAGCCGGTGCCGCAGCGGGTGCACAGGCGGGAGCAATCTCGACCGGTGCAACCACCGCTGTGGGTATCGGCGCACTGGGTGCGTTGGTAGGGCTCGGCATCGCTGCTGCTGGCGGCGGTGACGGGGCAAATACCGGTACAACAACGACCACGACAACGAGCACTACTCGTTGA
- a CDS encoding YjbF family lipoprotein, whose amino-acid sequence MRRLPLLLLCLLLQACTQTQKGLEQTVMLAVNGPDDVTVTDEQVASLPYASLYARINEGPRIFVVLGYDEQGQQKWVTQDKAMLVMQHGRLVKTLGLVDNLDAVSNLAQDPLADPLHLQNNASWTRVVQWREKENVRAATAVSRFQRGDDTVLNVAGERVPCRVWIETVSMESLGAEWQNTFWIDNRDGAVLQSHQMLAADAFPVETTILKPAKS is encoded by the coding sequence GTGCGCCGACTTCCTCTGCTGCTGCTTTGCCTGCTGCTGCAGGCCTGTACACAAACGCAAAAAGGCCTGGAACAAACCGTCATGCTGGCCGTTAACGGCCCGGATGACGTCACCGTGACCGATGAACAGGTCGCCAGCCTCCCCTACGCCAGCTTGTATGCCCGAATTAATGAAGGACCGCGAATTTTCGTGGTGCTTGGCTATGACGAACAGGGCCAGCAGAAATGGGTTACCCAAGATAAAGCGATGCTGGTGATGCAGCATGGCCGGCTGGTGAAGACCTTAGGACTGGTGGATAACCTCGATGCGGTGAGTAATCTGGCGCAGGACCCGCTAGCCGACCCGCTGCATCTGCAAAATAACGCCAGCTGGACACGCGTGGTGCAATGGCGTGAGAAAGAAAACGTGCGCGCTGCCACGGCAGTCTCTCGCTTCCAGCGTGGTGACGATACGGTACTGAATGTTGCCGGTGAACGCGTGCCGTGCCGCGTATGGATCGAGACCGTTAGCATGGAGAGCCTGGGCGCGGAATGGCAGAACACTTTCTGGATCGATAACCGTGATGGCGCAGTATTGCAGTCACATCAAATGCTGGCGGCAGACGCCTTCCCTGTTGAAACCACCATTCTGAAGCCGGCGAAATCATGA
- a CDS encoding capsule biosynthesis GfcC family protein, translating to MKITPSLLAAVALLTAGSALADSQVTVHGQNNLQIDHAQNLAQLLTNPALHSWWPGTVIAERGATAVAQQQQKQLLEDLRRWQADSGEALAGTIGAVIHQLSALQVTGRQFTSLDPDWVRLRPEANRTLQGSYDLYTVPQPTQVLVLGALENPGKESWQPGRTVRDYLEGHDRLSGAERSVASVIAPSGQIQQVPIAYWNQRHIEVQPGSIIWLGFTSWSLPWGQADLNARMLSLLTQRIPD from the coding sequence ATGAAAATAACTCCTTCCTTGCTGGCCGCTGTGGCACTCCTTACGGCAGGCAGTGCGCTGGCTGATAGCCAGGTTACGGTGCATGGCCAGAACAACCTGCAGATTGATCATGCGCAGAATCTGGCGCAGCTGTTAACGAACCCGGCACTGCATAGCTGGTGGCCTGGTACGGTGATCGCAGAGCGCGGCGCAACCGCAGTGGCGCAGCAACAACAGAAGCAATTGCTGGAAGACTTACGCCGTTGGCAAGCGGACAGTGGCGAAGCTTTAGCGGGCACCATCGGCGCGGTGATCCACCAGCTTAGTGCGCTACAGGTTACCGGGCGTCAGTTCACTTCGCTGGATCCTGACTGGGTGCGTCTGCGTCCTGAGGCTAACCGTACACTGCAGGGCAGCTATGACCTTTACACAGTGCCACAGCCAACGCAGGTGCTGGTGCTCGGCGCACTTGAAAATCCGGGTAAAGAGAGCTGGCAGCCGGGCCGCACCGTGCGCGACTACCTTGAGGGGCACGATCGCCTGTCGGGTGCTGAACGCAGTGTCGCCTCGGTGATTGCTCCGTCAGGTCAGATCCAGCAGGTGCCGATTGCCTACTGGAATCAACGCCACATTGAAGTCCAGCCTGGCAGCATCATCTGGCTGGGCTTTACCTCATGGAGCCTGCCGTGGGGCCAGGCTGATTTGAATGCGCGCATGCTTTCTCTTCTGACACAGCGGATTCCAGACTGA